One window of Dysidea avara chromosome 11, odDysAvar1.4, whole genome shotgun sequence genomic DNA carries:
- the LOC136238150 gene encoding isochorismatase domain-containing protein 2-like produces the protein MSDLAARSRITDSGCFFFLCDMQEMAQPFIRRFADIAEVAQKMVSVARILNIPVLASEHKGFGHTVDNIDISRAKVISKTSFSMLTKEVEEELNKNPTRNSVVLFGIMTECCIQQTTLDLLQRGYNVHVVVDGCSSRSQLDHTVVIEHLRTAGAFITTSTNILFELVRDTKHKKYNEIQKLMITPSKNTTNITSKL, from the exons ATGTCCGATTTAGCGGCACGTTCAAGGATCACTGATAGCGGatgtttcttcttcctgtgCGACATGCAGGAGATGGCTCAGCCATTCATCAGGCGCTTTGCAGATATCGCTGAAGTGGCGCAAAAAATg GTTTCTGTCGCGAGGATTCTCAATATACCGGTACTTGCTTCGGAGCACAAAG GATTTGGTCACACAGTTGACAACATTGATATCAGTAGAGCTAAGGTGATCTCTAAGACATCGTTTTCCATGTTGACTAAAGAAGTGGAGGAAGAGTTGAATAAGAATCCAACAAGAAATTCTGTAGTGCTGTTTGGAATAatg ACGGAGTGTTGTATCCAGCAAACAACATTGGACCTGTTACAACGAGGCTACAATGTGCATGTTGTGGTTGATGGATGCTCCTCGAGGTCACAGCTGGACCACACAGTGGTCATCGAG CACTTGAGGACAGCAGGAGCATTCATCACAACCAGTACAAACATTTTGTTTGAACTAGTCAGAGACACCAAACACAAGAAGTACAATGAGATACAGAAACTTATGATAACACCTTCCAAAAACACTACCAACATAACCAGTAAACTATAG
- the LOC136238151 gene encoding isochorismatase domain-containing protein 2-like, with the protein MASSDRPLGRLVDTRTFFFVCDMQDGFRQYIEFYEAIVTVVQRLVAAAKILEIPVIVTEHKGFGSTVADIDVSTAKVFTKTRFSMLIPEVDEEIKSQSTRKSVVIFGVMTDCCVQQTTLDLLERGYDVHVIVDACSTRTQVCRKFAIKRLKAAGAFITTSESMLYELMKDTEHPKFKEVDKLLMTDAPDSGLL; encoded by the exons ATGGCTAGTAGTGACCGTCCCTTGGGTAGACTGGTTGACACTCGAACATTTTTCTTCGTGTGTGACATGCAGGATGGGTTCCGACAGTACATAGAGTTCTATGAAGCAATCGTCACAGTGGTCCAGCGATTG GTGGCTGCAGCTAAGATTCTTGAAATACCAGTCATTGTCACAGAGCATAAAG GTTTTGGAAGCACTGTTGCTGACATTGATGTGAGCACTGCTAAGGTGTTCACCAAAACACGTTTCTCAATGTTAATCCCTGAGGTTGATGAAGAAATAAAAAGCCAGTCAACCAGAAAATCTGTTGTGATCTTCGGTGTAATG ACTGACTGTTGTGTCCAACAGACAACCCTAGACTTGTTGGAGCGAGGCTATGATGTTCATGTTATAGTAGATGCCTGCTCTACTAGAACTCAAGTATGCCGCAAGTTTGCAATAAAG CGTCTGAAGGCAGCTGGAGCATTCATCACTACCAGTGAGAGCATGTTATATGAACTAATGAAGGATACTGAACATCCAAAATTTAAGGAAGTAGATAAATTATTGATGACTGATGCGCCAGATTCTGGACTGTTATAG